A window of Lytechinus pictus isolate F3 Inbred chromosome 7, Lp3.0, whole genome shotgun sequence contains these coding sequences:
- the LOC129265099 gene encoding neuronal acetylcholine receptor subunit alpha-10-like, translating into MLHGYHESQHANGCYWKAVKMSPACSIVLKYVFLICFVSWYLIAVQASDRTDCSSPNTTTTEKELVSRLLSNYGDTSVRPVKNHTKPVEVFFRMLLYELVKLDETMQLITIRTNMRLQWVDEYLQWDPEENGGIYNLTLKMHQVWRPDVVLDEDIDRNFISLPEAETYVIVQYTGAMDWLFPAITTSACKMNIQYYPFDVQKCVLTFYPWTLDESKMRFFAKDDVDASQARYVKNGIWSLVDFTATNRSIKYLCCPYPNDHIEYQLTFQRESGFFLTNVVVPAVFLTALMLVGFWLHPDSGEKVTFTVTNLLALTLFQQLVADKMPPIGEPRSILVTCFFMLIILSGCAVFLSVIVLRLYHHDTNTKPPRWVIKLFLPWFSRSGTRSYIRKLYILQENKVTRNEEVITNGNTASTILDTELRTEEFRRPAVDLESKDVNQFIWRQLALAFDSFCGTILCLAMIGNVMFALISFLK; encoded by the exons TCCAGGCATCCGATAGGACCGACTGCTCATCACCAAACACGACAACGACAGAGAAAGAACTTGTTTCCAGGCTCTTGTCCAACTATGGGGATACGTCGGTTAGACCTGTCAAAAATCACACCAAACCTGTCGAGGTATTCTTCAGAATGCTTCTTTATGAACTCGTCAAACTG GACGAAACTATGCAACTTATTACCATTCGTACCAATATGAGGCTG CAATGGGTTGATGAGTATCTCCAATGGGATCCAGAGGAGAATGGTGGTATTTACAATCTGACACTTAAAATGCATCAAGTATGGAGACCTGATGTCGTCTTAGATGAAGA catTGATCGTAATTTCATCAGCCTACCAGAAGCTGAGACCTATGTTATAGTCCAATACACGGGGGCAATGGATTGGCTATTTCCAGCAATTACTACCAGTGCTTGTAAGATGAACATACAATATTATCCATTTGATGTCCAGAAGTGTGTCTTAACATTTTATCCCTGGACGCTCGATGAAAGTAAG ATGCGCTTCTTCGCCAAGGATGACGTAGATGCCTCCCAAGCTCGCTATGTCAAGAATGGTATCTGGTCTTTGGTCGACTTCACGGCAACCAATCGAAGTATCAAGTACCTTTGTTGTCCCTACCCCAATGACCATATTGAGTACCAACTAACTTTCCAAAGGGAGTCCGGTTTCTTTCTTACCAATGTAGTGGTACCTGCCGTCTTTCTGACAGCTCTTATGCTGGTTGGATTCTGGTTGCATCCTGATTCAGGAGAGAAGGTGACCTTCACCGTCACCAACCTCCTGGCGCTTACACTCTTTCAGCAGTTAGTGGCGGACAAGATGCCGCCCATTGGAGAACCAAGATCTATCCTAG TCACCTGTTTCTTCATGCTGATCATCCTCAGTGGATGTGCTGTGTTTTTATCAGTCATTGTTTTACGTCTCTACCACCATGATACCAACACCAAGCCTCCACGATGGGTCATTAAACTTTTTTTGCCTTGGTTCTCCAGATCTGGAACTAGAAGCTACATTAG GAAGCTGTACATCTTACAAGAAAATAAAGTTACCAGGAACGAAGAGGTCATCACCAATGGGAACACAGCTTCCACTATTCTAGACACAGAATTGAGGACAGAAGAATTTCGGCGACCTGCAGTCGACTTGGAAAGTAAAGATGTAAACCAGTTTATTTGGAGACAGCTTGCTTTAGCCTTCGATTCTTTTTGCGGAACCATTCTTTGTTTAGCTATGATAGGAAATGTCATGTTTGCTCTTATCAGTTTTCTAAAGTGA